The Neisseria yangbaofengii genome contains a region encoding:
- the ggt gene encoding gamma-glutamyltransferase, translating into MKSTWTLSILATLLLAACAQSPAPKPAVVSADTHSPEQGTGLTEQKLVHAKEFMAASANPLATEAGYEILKRGGSAIDAMIAMQTTLSLTEPQSSGLGGGAFLVYWDNKAKKLTTFDARETAPKSATPELFLDANGKPLAFMKAVVGGRSVGVPGIPKLLEDTHKRYGKLPWQSLFDKPIQLAEQGFAVSPRMSQSIEQNKESLQRYPQTAAYFLPNGVPLAAGTVLKNPEFAQSVKLLATQGSAPFYNGKPAQNMVNTVTGAADNPGKITLADFKNYRVIERTPVCAPYREYEVCGMDAPSSGGIALSQILGILQTQDMKKTGAENIHSWRWIGDASRVAFADRDYYVADPDFVTVPTKALISKSYLDSRAQEIRAADKALPQINAGKLSNQFAAGKPVELPSTSHIVIVDKEGNVVSMTTSIENAFGSTLMANGYLLNNELTDFAFNPANAEGKVVANSVAGGKRPRSSMAPTIVMKNGKPYMAVGSPGGSRIIGYVAKTLVAHIDWGMDIQTAISLPNMLNRGSTYEIEQDTAAAARAPQLEQLGYKVQVRDLNSGVQGIVIGKDGLQGGADPRREGKVMGD; encoded by the coding sequence ATGAAATCAACTTGGACATTAAGCATTTTGGCCACTTTGCTGCTGGCCGCTTGTGCACAATCTCCGGCGCCGAAACCGGCCGTGGTTTCCGCCGACACCCATTCACCGGAACAAGGTACGGGTTTGACCGAGCAGAAATTGGTGCATGCCAAAGAATTTATGGCCGCTTCGGCCAATCCGTTGGCCACCGAAGCCGGCTATGAAATCTTGAAACGCGGCGGCAGCGCGATTGACGCGATGATTGCCATGCAAACCACTTTGAGTCTGACCGAGCCGCAATCTTCCGGCTTGGGCGGCGGCGCGTTTTTAGTGTATTGGGACAACAAAGCCAAAAAACTCACCACTTTTGACGCACGCGAAACCGCACCGAAATCAGCCACACCGGAATTATTCCTAGATGCAAACGGCAAACCGCTGGCCTTTATGAAAGCCGTAGTCGGCGGCCGTTCGGTCGGCGTGCCGGGCATTCCGAAACTTTTGGAAGATACCCACAAGCGTTACGGCAAATTGCCGTGGCAAAGCCTGTTTGACAAGCCGATTCAGTTGGCCGAGCAAGGCTTTGCCGTATCGCCGCGTATGTCGCAATCAATTGAGCAAAACAAAGAATCGCTGCAACGTTATCCACAGACTGCCGCTTATTTCCTGCCCAACGGCGTACCGTTGGCCGCAGGTACCGTGTTGAAAAACCCTGAATTCGCCCAATCGGTGAAACTATTGGCCACGCAGGGCAGCGCACCGTTTTATAATGGCAAACCGGCGCAGAATATGGTGAACACCGTCACCGGCGCGGCAGACAATCCGGGGAAAATCACGCTGGCCGACTTCAAAAACTACCGCGTCATCGAGCGCACGCCGGTGTGCGCACCGTATCGTGAATACGAAGTGTGCGGCATGGACGCCCCAAGCTCGGGCGGCATTGCTTTGAGTCAGATTTTGGGCATTTTGCAAACGCAAGACATGAAAAAAACGGGTGCGGAAAATATCCACAGTTGGCGCTGGATCGGCGACGCTTCACGCGTGGCCTTTGCCGACCGTGATTACTATGTGGCCGACCCTGATTTTGTCACTGTGCCGACCAAAGCCTTAATCAGCAAATCTTATTTGGACAGCCGCGCACAAGAAATCCGCGCCGCCGATAAAGCCTTGCCGCAAATCAATGCCGGTAAATTGAGCAATCAATTTGCCGCCGGCAAGCCGGTGGAGCTGCCTTCGACCAGCCACATCGTGATTGTGGATAAAGAAGGTAACGTGGTTTCCATGACTACCTCGATTGAAAATGCCTTCGGTTCCACCTTAATGGCCAACGGCTATTTATTGAACAACGAATTAACCGACTTCGCTTTTAACCCGGCCAATGCTGAAGGCAAAGTGGTGGCCAACAGCGTGGCCGGCGGCAAACGCCCGCGTTCTTCCATGGCGCCGACCATCGTGATGAAAAACGGCAAGCCTTACATGGCGGTCGGTTCACCGGGTGGCAGCCGCATTATCGGTTATGTAGCCAAAACCTTAGTCGCGCACATCGACTGGGGCATGGATATTCAGACGGCCATTTCCCTGCCAAACATGCTCAACCGCGGCAGCACCTATGAAATTGAACAAGACACCGCTGCCGCCGCCCGTGCGCCGCAATTGGAACAGCTGGGTTATAAAGTGCAGGTGCGCGATTTGAATTCAGGCGTACAAGGCATTGTCATCGGTAAAGACGGTTTGCAGGGCGGTGCCGACCCGCGCCGCGAAGGCAAAGTGATGGGGGACTGA